One stretch of Arachis hypogaea cultivar Tifrunner chromosome 20, arahy.Tifrunner.gnm2.J5K5, whole genome shotgun sequence DNA includes these proteins:
- the LOC112786617 gene encoding uncharacterized protein, giving the protein MEIGYQNVAACAVFVLVMVMAEIAGICANSSTTLHSPCLERERQALLKFKASLNDSSNMLSSWHGDDCCRWKGIGCDNVTGHVVMLDLTTPYVKCWRPMWEGEYWLTSDDEDNCYLLYQQYLEATDVNSSLLELEYLTHLDLTGNRFHWSPIPMFIGSMQRLRYLSLSYARFGGRIPSNLGNLTNLHFLDLSRNEFSRDSNINWISQLPLLEHLNMMESFIYNEYQVNIINLTITAPNLHFLSLAYNRLSVSNLDALQNMTSLVHLDFRGNNLTSVSSWFGNFKKLEYLDLSRCGLHGPIPNAFQNATSIEFLDLSRNHFDSLPSWFHKFEKLKHLFLSSNNFQGTIPVALQNITSIESLDLYDNSLTSVPSWFIELKKLVYLDLSFNKLTSMECSISSILKNMCHLKTLNIGGNKLRKEFIGNSDLSTCIRHDLENLDLSENEFNDQLPSWLGQLKNLGNLYLKDNFFYGPIPSSFGKLLKLKNLYLSNNKLEGGLPDFMVQLVNLQVVDLSNNSFNGTITQNLEQLVNLQNFDISYNYLKGIIPQNLGQLVNLQVFDVSNNYLTGSIPSSLGQLINLTCLDLSNNYLKGIIPPSLNQLVNLNRLDLSRNKLDGRICIDFQKLVNLSYLDLSSNNLNGPITVEESRLLVLSEMSDLNLSNNQISGSLPEHIGHIMPNLNDLILGNNLINGSIPKSLCQVDYLSILDLSKNRLSGKIPDCWKDKYVWEEINLSSNKLSGAVPSSFGNLSTLAWLHLNNNSLHGEFLASMRNLPHLLIMDLGENQLSGTISSWSANTFSSLQILRLRQNLLSGGIPSQICELSSLKILDLSRNNLNGSIPWCIGNLRGMTLEASTLSPPSTLAKGISFRRARVHDWETEDVVEVMKGRELDYIKILKLVVMMDLSENNLVGSIPKGITLLNGLHSLNLSNNHLIGKIPNMIRDMRSLESFDISSNQLSGTIPSSMSALTSLTHLNLSYNNFSGPIPTDNQFLTYDSSSYAGNPYLCGSPLPNKCGPHQVPGSSEFEDEDSKTDKLEKWLFYFVIAIGFATGFWGVIGTLWFKKTWRHAYFRWVEDLADSIYVTTAIRMAKLKKWMIKRNRVVV; this is encoded by the exons ATGGAAATTGGATACCAAAATGTTGCTGCATGCGCAGTATTCGTACTTGTGATGGTGATGGCTGAAATTGCAGGCATTTGTGCAAATTCAAGTACTACTCTGCACTCTCCATGTCTTGAAAGAGAGAGGCAAGCTCTTTTGAAGTTCAAAGCATCCCTGAATGATTCATCAAACATGCTTTCCTCATGGCATGGCGATGACTGCTGCCGATGGAAAGGGATCGGTTGTGATAATGTTACTGGTCATGTTGTCATGCTTGATCTCACCACTCCTTATGTGAAATGCTGGAGACCTATGTGGGAAGGAGAATATTGGTTAACAAGTGATGATGAGGACAACTGTTACCTTTTATACCAACAATATTTAGAAGCTACGGATGTTAATTCATCGCTGCTGGAACTGGAATACTTGACTCACTTGGACTTGACTGGAAATCGTTTCCATTGGAGTCCCATACCCATGTTCATTGGTTCTATGCAACGCCTCAGGTATTTGTCCCTCTCTTATGCTCGTTTTGGCGGGAGAATACCCAGCAATCTTGGAAATCTCACCAACCTCCATTTTCTTGATCTGAGTCGAAATGAATTTTCACGAGACAGCAACATCAATTGGATTTCTCAACTGCCATTGCTGGAGCACCTCAACATGATGGAGTCTTTTATTTACAATGAGTATCAG GTTAATATTATTAATCTCACCATCACTGCTCCTAATCTGCACTTCTTAAGTCTTGCCTACAATAGACTTAGTGTGTCAAATTTGGATGCTTTACAAAACATGACATCTCTTGTGCATCTTGATTTTCGTGGGAACAATCTTACTTCAGTTTCATCTTGGTTTGGCAACTTTAAGAAACTTGAGTATCTTGATCTTTCACGGTGTGGGCTTCATGGCCCAATTCCAAATGCTTTCCAAAATGCAACTTCCATTGAATTTTTGGACCTTTCTCGGAACCATTTTGACTCTCTTCCATCCTGGTTTCACAAGTTTGAGAAACTCAAGCATCTTTTTCTTTCATCTAATAACTTCCAAGGTACAATTCCCgttgctttacaaaatataactAGCATTGAGTCCCTTGACCTTTATGACAACTCTCTTACTTCAGTTCCATCTTGGTTTATTGAGTTAAAGAAACTTGTCTACCTCGATCTTTCATTTAATAAATTAACATCTATGGAATGTTCCATTTCatccattttgaaaaatatgtgtcACCTGAAAACATTAAATATAGGAGGAAACAAACTCCGAAAAGAATTCATTGGAAACAGTGATTTGTCTACCTGCATTAGACATGATTTGGAGAAtcttgatttgagtgaaaatgaATTTAACGATCAATTGCCATCTTGGTTAGGACAACTTAAAAATCTAGGCAACCTTTATctcaaagataattttttttatggtcCCATTCCCTCTTCTTTTGGAAAATTACtgaaattgaaaaatttataTCTGTCCAACAACAAGTTAGAAGGGGGCCTTCCTGATTTCATGGTACAACTTGTAAATTTACAGGTAGTCGATCTTTCAAATAATTCATTTAATGGAACGATTACTCAAAATCTTGAGCAACTTGTAAATTTACAAAATTTTGATATCTCATATAATTATTTAAAGGGAATTATTCCTCAAAATCTTGGACAACTTGTAAATTTACAAGTTTTTGATGTCTCAAATAATTATCTAACGGGATCTATTCCTTCGAGTCTTGGTCAACTTATAAATCTAACCTGCCTTGATTtgtcaaataattatttaaaaggaATCATCCCTCCAAGTCTTAACCAACTTGTAAATCTTAATAGGCTTGATCTTTCAAGGAATAAACTAGATGGGAGAATTtgtattgattttcaaaaacttgtGAATCTATCATATTTGGATCTATCTTCAAACAATTTGAATGGACCCATTACAGTGGAAGAAAGCAGGCTTTTGGTTCTCTCAGAAATGTCGGATTTGAATCTCTCAAATAATCAAATCAGTGGATCACTTCCTGAACATATTGGTCATATAATGCCCAATTTGAATGACTTGATTCTTGGAAATAACCTCATAAATGGTTCAATTCCAAAATCATTGTGCCAAGTTGATTATTTGAGTATCCTTGACCTTTCAAAGAACAGACTATCTGGTAAAATCCCCGATTGTTGGAAAGATAAATATGTATGGGAAGAAATAAATTTGTCATCCAACAAACTCTCAGGGGCTGTTCCAAGCTCATTTGGGAATCTTTCCACTCTAGCATGGTTGCATTTGAACAATAACAGTCTTCATGGGGAGTTTCTAGCATCTATGAGAAATTTGCCACATTTATTGATTATGGATCTTGGAGAGAATCAACTTTCTGGCACCATCTCATCATGGAGTGCTAACACATTTTCTTCACTACAAATTCTAAGATTGCGGCAAAACCTGCTGAGTGGTGGCATTCCTTCACAGATATGTGAACTATCATCACTTAAAATCTTGGACCTTTCTCGCAACAATTTAAATGGTTCAATACCTTGGTGCATAGGCAATCTTCGAGGAATGACTCTTGAGGCTTCCACTTTGTCTCCTCCTTCCACTCTAGCCAAAGGTATCTCTTTTCGTCGTGCACGAGTACATGATTGGGAAACTGAGGATGTGGTAGAAGTCATGAAAGGAAGAGAACTTGACTATATAAAAATCTTGAAGCTTGTAGTCATGATGGACTTGTCCGAGAATAATTTGGTTGGCTCCATTCCAAAAGGAATAACATTGCTAAATGGTTTGCATAGCTTGAATCTATCAAACAATCATTTGATCGGAAAGATCCCTAACATGATAAGGGATATGAGATCACTTGAATCCTTTGATATTTCAAGTAACCAACTCTCGGGTACAATTCCAAGCAGCATGTCAGCCTTAACATCACTAACTCATTTAAACTTGTCATACAATAACTTCTCTGGACCAATTCCCACAGATAACCAGTTTTTAACTTATGATTCATCAAGTTATGCTGGAAACCCATATCTTTGCGGATCTCCTTTACCCAACAAATGTGGTCCACATCAAGTTCCTGGGAGCAGTGAATTTGAAGATGAAGACAGCAAAACAGATAAGTTGGAAAAGTGGTTGTTTTACTTTGTTATTGCAATTGGCTTTGCAACTGGGTTTTGGGGAGTTATTGGGACTTTGTGGTTTAAGAAAACTTGGAGGCATGCTTACTTCAGATGGGTGGAAGATTTAGCCGACTCGATCTATGTCACAACTGCAATAAGAATGGCGAAATTGAAGAAGTGGATGATCAAGAGAAACCGTGTTGTTGTTTGA
- the LOC112782347 gene encoding uncharacterized protein isoform X2: MVMAEIVGGRIPSNLGNLTNLHFLDLSRNGFSRDSNINWISQLPLLEHLNMMASFIYNEFQVNINLTISAPKLQFLSLANNGLSVSNLDALQNMTSLVHLDLGGNNLTSLRSWFGNFKKLEYLGLSGCGLHGPIPNAFQNATFIEFLDLSGNKFDSLPSWFHKFEKLKHLILSYNNFKGSIPVALQNMTSIESLDLSDNSLTSVPSWFIELKKLVYLDLSFNKLTSMECFISSILKNMCHLKTLYIGGNKLRKEFIGNSYLSTCIRHDLENLDLSENEFNDSLPSWLGQLKNLGNLDLEDNFFYGPIPSSFGKLLKLKNLYLSNNKLEGDLPDFMGQLVNLQVVDLSNNSFNGTIIQNLEQLVNLQHFDVSNNYLMGSIPSSLGQLINLTNLDLSNNYLKGIIPTNFNQLVNLRTLDLSRNKLDGRICIDFQKLVNLSYLDLSSNNLNGPITVEESHPFIISKMWYLNLSCNQISGSLPEHIGHIMPNLWSLILGNNLINGSIPKSLCQVDHLRILDLSKNRLSGKIPNCWKDNKAWEEINLSSNKLSGAVPSSFGNLSSLSWLHLNNNSLHGEFLASVRNLSQLLIMDLGENQLSGTILSWSANTFSSLQILRLRQNRLSGSIPSQICELSSIKILDLSRNNLNGPIPWCIGNLRGMNLEAPALSPPSPVAESPIAQGWKTEDVIEVMKGREFDYTKILILVVMMDLSENNLVGSIPKGITLLNGLHSLNLSNNHLIGKIPNMIGNMRSLESFDVSSNQLSGTIPSSMSALTSLSHLNLSHNDFSGPIPTDNQFSTYDSSSYAGNPYLCGSPLPNKCGYLPEDHGSSEFEDEDSNLDKLEKWLFYFVIAIGFATGFWGVIGTLWFKKTWRHAYFRWVEDLADTIYVTTAIRMAKLKKWMMMRSRVVA, translated from the exons ATGGTAATGGCTGAAATTGTTGGCGGGAGAATACCCAGCAATCTTGGAAATCTCACCAACCTCCACTTTCTTGATCTGAGTCGGAATGGATTTTCACGAGACAGCAACATCAATTGGATTTCTCAACTGCCATTGCTGGAGCACCTCAACATGATGGCCTCTTTTATTTACAATGAGTTTCAG GTTAATATTAATCTCACCATCAGTGCTCCTAAACTTCAATTCCTAAGTCTTGCCAACAATGGACTTAGTGTGTCAAATTTGGATGCTTTACAAAACATGACATCTCTTGTGCATCTTGATCTTGGTGGGAACAATCTTACTTCACTTCGATCTTGGTTTGGCAATTTCAAAAAACTTGAGTATCTTGGTCTTTCAGGGTGTGGGCTTCATGGCCCAATTCCAAATGCTTTCCAAAATGCAACTTTCATTGAATTTTTGGATCTTTCTGGAAACAAATTTGACTCTCTTCCATCCTGGTTTCACAAGTTTGAGAAACTCAAGCATCTTATTCTCTCATATAATAACTTCAAAGGTTCAATTCcagttgctttacaaaatatgACTAGCATTGAGTCCCTTGACCTTTCTGACAACTCTCTTACTTCAGTTCCATCTTGGTTTATTGAGTTAAAGAAACTTGTCTACCTCGATCTTTCATTTAATAAATTAACATCTATGGAATGTTTCATTTCatccattttgaaaaatatgtgtcACCTGAAAACATTATATATAGGAGGAAACAAACTCCGAAAAGAATTCATTGGAAACAGTTATTTGTCTACCTGCATTAGACATGATTTGGAGAATCTTGACTTGAGTGAAAATGAATTTAACGATAGTTTGCCATCTTGGTTAGGACAACTTAAAAATCTAGGCAACCTTGATCtcgaagataattttttttatggtcCCATTCCCTCTTCTTTTGGAAAATTACtgaaattgaaaaatttataTCTATCCAACAACAAGTTAGAAGGGGACCTTCCTGATTTCATGGGACAGCTTGTAAATTTACAGGTAGTCGATCTTTCAAATAATTCATTTAATGGAACGATTATTCAAAATCTTGAGCAACTTGTAAATTTACAACATTTTGATGTCTCAAATAATTATCTAATGGGATCCATTCCTTCGAGTCTTGGTCAACTTATAAATCTAACTAATCTTGATTtgtcaaataattatttaaaaggaATCATCCCTACAAATTTTAACCAACTTGTAAATCTGCGTACACTTGATCTTTCAAGGAATAAACTAGATGGGAGAATTtgtattgattttcaaaaacttgtGAATCTATCATACTTGGATCTATCTTCAAACAATTTGAATGGACCCATCACAGTGGAAGAAAGTCATCCTTTTATTATCTCAAAAATGTGGTATTTGAATCTCTCATGTAATCAAATCAGCGGCTCACTTCCTGAACATATTGGTCATATAATGCCCAATTTGTGGTCCTTGATTCTTGGAAATAACCTCATAAATGGTTCAATTCCAAAATCACTGTGCCAAGTTGATCATTTGAGAATCCTTGATCTTTCAAAGAACCGACTATCTGGTAAAATCCCCAATTGTTGGAAAGATAACAAAGCATGGGAAGAAATAAATTTGTCATCCAACAAACTCTCAGGGGCTGTTCCAAGCTCATTTGGGAATCTTTCCTCTCTCTCATGGTTGCATTTGAACAATAACAGCCTTCATGGAGAGTTTCTAGCATCTGTGAGAAATTTGTCACAGTTGTTGATTATGGATCTCGGAGAGAATCAACTTTCTGGCACCATCCTATCATGGAGTGCTAACACATTTTCTTCACTACAAATTCTAAGATTGCGGCAAAACAGGTTAAGTGGCAGCATTCCTTCACAGATATGTGAACTATCATCCATTAAAATCTTGGACCTTTCTCGCAACAATTTAAACGGTCCAATACCTTGGTGCATAGGCAACCTTCGAGGAATGAATCTTGAGGCTCCTGCTTTGTCTCCTCCTTCACCTGTTGCTGAGAGTCCAATAGCACAAGGTTGGAAAACTGAGGATGTGATAGAAGTCATGAAAGGAAGAGAATTTGACTATACAAAAATCTTGATACTTGTAGTCATGATGGACTTGTCCGAGAATAATTTGGTTGGCTCAATTCCAAAAGGAATAACATTGCTTAATGGATTGCATAGCTTGAATCTATCAAACAATCATTTGATTGGAAAGATCCCTAACATGATAGGGAATATGAGATCACTTGAATCCTTTGATGTTTCAAGTAACCAACTCTCAGGCACAATTCCAAGCAGCATGTCAGCTTTAACATCACTAAGTCATTTAAACTTGTCACACAACGACTTCTCTGGCCCAATTCCTACAGATAACCAGTTTTCAACTTATGATTCATCGAGTTATGCTGGCAACCCATATCTTTGTGGATCTCCTCTACCCAACAAATGTGGTTATTTACCTGAAGATCATGGGAGCAGCGAATTTGAAGATGAAGACAGCAACTTAGATAAGTTGGAAAAATGGTTGTTCTACTTTGTGATTGCAATTGGCTTTGCAACTGGGTTTTGGGGAGTTATTGGGACTTTGTGGTTCAAGAAAACTTGGAGGCATGCTTACTTCAGATGGGTGGAAGATTTAGCCGACACGATCTATGTCACAACTGCAATAAGAATGGCAAAATTGAAGAAGTGGATGATGATGAGAAGCCGTGTTGTTGCTTGA
- the LOC112782347 gene encoding uncharacterized protein isoform X1 produces MGIRYQNVAACVILVLVMVMAEIVGGRIPSNLGNLTNLHFLDLSRNGFSRDSNINWISQLPLLEHLNMMASFIYNEFQVNINLTISAPKLQFLSLANNGLSVSNLDALQNMTSLVHLDLGGNNLTSLRSWFGNFKKLEYLGLSGCGLHGPIPNAFQNATFIEFLDLSGNKFDSLPSWFHKFEKLKHLILSYNNFKGSIPVALQNMTSIESLDLSDNSLTSVPSWFIELKKLVYLDLSFNKLTSMECFISSILKNMCHLKTLYIGGNKLRKEFIGNSYLSTCIRHDLENLDLSENEFNDSLPSWLGQLKNLGNLDLEDNFFYGPIPSSFGKLLKLKNLYLSNNKLEGDLPDFMGQLVNLQVVDLSNNSFNGTIIQNLEQLVNLQHFDVSNNYLMGSIPSSLGQLINLTNLDLSNNYLKGIIPTNFNQLVNLRTLDLSRNKLDGRICIDFQKLVNLSYLDLSSNNLNGPITVEESHPFIISKMWYLNLSCNQISGSLPEHIGHIMPNLWSLILGNNLINGSIPKSLCQVDHLRILDLSKNRLSGKIPNCWKDNKAWEEINLSSNKLSGAVPSSFGNLSSLSWLHLNNNSLHGEFLASVRNLSQLLIMDLGENQLSGTILSWSANTFSSLQILRLRQNRLSGSIPSQICELSSIKILDLSRNNLNGPIPWCIGNLRGMNLEAPALSPPSPVAESPIAQGWKTEDVIEVMKGREFDYTKILILVVMMDLSENNLVGSIPKGITLLNGLHSLNLSNNHLIGKIPNMIGNMRSLESFDVSSNQLSGTIPSSMSALTSLSHLNLSHNDFSGPIPTDNQFSTYDSSSYAGNPYLCGSPLPNKCGYLPEDHGSSEFEDEDSNLDKLEKWLFYFVIAIGFATGFWGVIGTLWFKKTWRHAYFRWVEDLADTIYVTTAIRMAKLKKWMMMRSRVVA; encoded by the exons ATGGGAATTAGATACCAAAATGTTGCTGCATGCGTAATACTGGTGCTTGTGATGGTAATGGCTGAAATTGTTGGCGGGAGAATACCCAGCAATCTTGGAAATCTCACCAACCTCCACTTTCTTGATCTGAGTCGGAATGGATTTTCACGAGACAGCAACATCAATTGGATTTCTCAACTGCCATTGCTGGAGCACCTCAACATGATGGCCTCTTTTATTTACAATGAGTTTCAG GTTAATATTAATCTCACCATCAGTGCTCCTAAACTTCAATTCCTAAGTCTTGCCAACAATGGACTTAGTGTGTCAAATTTGGATGCTTTACAAAACATGACATCTCTTGTGCATCTTGATCTTGGTGGGAACAATCTTACTTCACTTCGATCTTGGTTTGGCAATTTCAAAAAACTTGAGTATCTTGGTCTTTCAGGGTGTGGGCTTCATGGCCCAATTCCAAATGCTTTCCAAAATGCAACTTTCATTGAATTTTTGGATCTTTCTGGAAACAAATTTGACTCTCTTCCATCCTGGTTTCACAAGTTTGAGAAACTCAAGCATCTTATTCTCTCATATAATAACTTCAAAGGTTCAATTCcagttgctttacaaaatatgACTAGCATTGAGTCCCTTGACCTTTCTGACAACTCTCTTACTTCAGTTCCATCTTGGTTTATTGAGTTAAAGAAACTTGTCTACCTCGATCTTTCATTTAATAAATTAACATCTATGGAATGTTTCATTTCatccattttgaaaaatatgtgtcACCTGAAAACATTATATATAGGAGGAAACAAACTCCGAAAAGAATTCATTGGAAACAGTTATTTGTCTACCTGCATTAGACATGATTTGGAGAATCTTGACTTGAGTGAAAATGAATTTAACGATAGTTTGCCATCTTGGTTAGGACAACTTAAAAATCTAGGCAACCTTGATCtcgaagataattttttttatggtcCCATTCCCTCTTCTTTTGGAAAATTACtgaaattgaaaaatttataTCTATCCAACAACAAGTTAGAAGGGGACCTTCCTGATTTCATGGGACAGCTTGTAAATTTACAGGTAGTCGATCTTTCAAATAATTCATTTAATGGAACGATTATTCAAAATCTTGAGCAACTTGTAAATTTACAACATTTTGATGTCTCAAATAATTATCTAATGGGATCCATTCCTTCGAGTCTTGGTCAACTTATAAATCTAACTAATCTTGATTtgtcaaataattatttaaaaggaATCATCCCTACAAATTTTAACCAACTTGTAAATCTGCGTACACTTGATCTTTCAAGGAATAAACTAGATGGGAGAATTtgtattgattttcaaaaacttgtGAATCTATCATACTTGGATCTATCTTCAAACAATTTGAATGGACCCATCACAGTGGAAGAAAGTCATCCTTTTATTATCTCAAAAATGTGGTATTTGAATCTCTCATGTAATCAAATCAGCGGCTCACTTCCTGAACATATTGGTCATATAATGCCCAATTTGTGGTCCTTGATTCTTGGAAATAACCTCATAAATGGTTCAATTCCAAAATCACTGTGCCAAGTTGATCATTTGAGAATCCTTGATCTTTCAAAGAACCGACTATCTGGTAAAATCCCCAATTGTTGGAAAGATAACAAAGCATGGGAAGAAATAAATTTGTCATCCAACAAACTCTCAGGGGCTGTTCCAAGCTCATTTGGGAATCTTTCCTCTCTCTCATGGTTGCATTTGAACAATAACAGCCTTCATGGAGAGTTTCTAGCATCTGTGAGAAATTTGTCACAGTTGTTGATTATGGATCTCGGAGAGAATCAACTTTCTGGCACCATCCTATCATGGAGTGCTAACACATTTTCTTCACTACAAATTCTAAGATTGCGGCAAAACAGGTTAAGTGGCAGCATTCCTTCACAGATATGTGAACTATCATCCATTAAAATCTTGGACCTTTCTCGCAACAATTTAAACGGTCCAATACCTTGGTGCATAGGCAACCTTCGAGGAATGAATCTTGAGGCTCCTGCTTTGTCTCCTCCTTCACCTGTTGCTGAGAGTCCAATAGCACAAGGTTGGAAAACTGAGGATGTGATAGAAGTCATGAAAGGAAGAGAATTTGACTATACAAAAATCTTGATACTTGTAGTCATGATGGACTTGTCCGAGAATAATTTGGTTGGCTCAATTCCAAAAGGAATAACATTGCTTAATGGATTGCATAGCTTGAATCTATCAAACAATCATTTGATTGGAAAGATCCCTAACATGATAGGGAATATGAGATCACTTGAATCCTTTGATGTTTCAAGTAACCAACTCTCAGGCACAATTCCAAGCAGCATGTCAGCTTTAACATCACTAAGTCATTTAAACTTGTCACACAACGACTTCTCTGGCCCAATTCCTACAGATAACCAGTTTTCAACTTATGATTCATCGAGTTATGCTGGCAACCCATATCTTTGTGGATCTCCTCTACCCAACAAATGTGGTTATTTACCTGAAGATCATGGGAGCAGCGAATTTGAAGATGAAGACAGCAACTTAGATAAGTTGGAAAAATGGTTGTTCTACTTTGTGATTGCAATTGGCTTTGCAACTGGGTTTTGGGGAGTTATTGGGACTTTGTGGTTCAAGAAAACTTGGAGGCATGCTTACTTCAGATGGGTGGAAGATTTAGCCGACACGATCTATGTCACAACTGCAATAAGAATGGCAAAATTGAAGAAGTGGATGATGATGAGAAGCCGTGTTGTTGCTTGA